Below is a window of Deltaproteobacteria bacterium DNA.
CCGGAGCGATATCGCGATGGACCAGCAGGGTTTCCATGGCATTGCAGGTTCCCGGTCGATTAAGCTTTGCGTTCATACATATCCCGATGGCCATAGCAATATCAGCGGCGGCGTCAACGTAGGTATGGCAGACCCCATCCAGATGCTTGATAACGGGAATCGTTGAGTTCTCCATGATCATCCGGATGAGCCCTTTGCCTCCCCTTGGAATTATCAGGTCCACGTAATCGTCGAGGGTCAACAGGGCTCTCACCGCTTTACGATCGGTGGTCGGCACAACCTGGGCGGCATCCCCGGGCAGGCCCGCTTCAGCAACCCCCTTTCGAAAAACACCGGCCAGGGCGCGGTTGGAGTAAATGGCCTCGGAACCCCCTTTGAGAATACAGGCGTTCCCCGATTTGAGACACAGGGCGGCGGCATCGATGGTCACGTTGGGACGGGATTCATATATGATTCCGATAACACCGATGGGTACTCTCATCCGACCGACCTTTAATCCACTGGGTCTCGTCCAGACGCGGGTGATTTCGCCCACCGGATCGGGCAGGGCGGCTATCTCCTCCACTGCCAGGGCCATATCCTCGACACGTTTTCCGGTCAGCCGAAGGCGATCGAGCATTGCGGATGACAGGCCGGCTTTTTCTCCATCTCGAAGGTCCTTCAGGTTTTCGGAGATGAGCCTCTCCTCGGATTCTCTAAGACCGCCCGCTATGGCTTCCAGGGCACGGTTCTTATCCCCCGGATTGGCCCGCGCCAGGGATCTCCCCGCCTCTCTGGCTTTGATCCC
It encodes the following:
- a CDS encoding glutamate-5-semialdehyde dehydrogenase yields the protein MQINNMMREMGIKAREAGRSLARANPGDKNRALEAIAGGLRESEERLISENLKDLRDGEKAGLSSAMLDRLRLTGKRVEDMALAVEEIAALPDPVGEITRVWTRPSGLKVGRMRVPIGVIGIIYESRPNVTIDAAALCLKSGNACILKGGSEAIYSNRALAGVFRKGVAEAGLPGDAAQVVPTTDRKAVRALLTLDDYVDLIIPRGGKGLIRMIMENSTIPVIKHLDGVCHTYVDAAADIAMAIGICMNAKLNRPGTCNAMETLLVHRDIAPDLLPSLLGRMKDEEVVIRGCPETRRLVEGVEEAGEEDWAAEYLDKILAVRVVEDMDAAMDHIARFGSAHTDVIVTENHRNAERFLRDVDSAAVMVNASSRLNDGYIFGLGAEVGISTDKLHARGPMGIEDLTCRKFIVFGDGHLRE